A genomic segment from Flavobacterium inviolabile encodes:
- a CDS encoding GEVED domain-containing protein — translation MKRKLLSFALLAITSFSFAQSGNSFWKVSSKKSSQTTFEKRAPLPTKNLFDLDVSGLKTALLKSPDRSLTYAKSTVIIAFPNADGELERFRMTEASVFAPELAARYPEIKSYIGQGVDDPSAIIRISVSPLGIQSMRTAADKQTVFIEPFSTDLKTYSIYKRSDKVAGFTKFECEVLDHAMSKVGGSGEALRPNADDSTLRTYRLAMSVTGEYTTYHGGTKALALAAINNTMTRVNGVFEMDFGVRMVLIANTDAVIYTSAGSDPYGSTDANYNSELQSTLTSVIGAANYDIGHLMSAIGNNGNAGCIGCVCKSNKGSGFTTSTIPVGDNFDIDFVAHEMGHQFGANHTFTFSNEGTGVQNEPGSGTTIMGYAGITGATDVQAHSDPFFHAVSIQQVTNYIKTTTCQTNTATGNAVPTADAGADYTIPKGTPFMLTGAGTDANGDTLTYCWEQMNSGTSTTTYPSVTATSGPAFKSFIPTTSGVRYFPQLSTVKTGATSWKWEAVPNVARTMNFRLTVRDNRAGGPANNSDDMVVTVNATAGPFTVSAPNTAVSWAAGSTQTVTWNVAGTTANGVNAANVDILLSTDGGNTYPITILAGTPNDGTQAITVPNNPGTQNRIMVKGSNHIFFDISNVNFTITGGTGGDTQAPTAPTSLAASGTTQTTTNLSWTAATDNVAVTGYDVYRGTTLLTTVTTTTYTATGLTANTAYTFSVKAKDAAGNISAESNIVNVTTLPATAAYCTSKGNSVADEYIGRVQLGTINNASTGGTGYSDFTSISTNLSKGTAYTITVTPTWTGTAYAEGFAVWIDYNGDKDFDDAGELVWSRTASTATPATGTFTIPATAITGATRMRVSMKYNGVPTACEAFSYGEVEDYTVNLQTGGTTPVTYCTSKGNSVSDEYIGRVQLGTINNASTGGTGYSDFTSISTNLVKSSSNTITVTPTWTGTAYSEGYAVWIDYNQDGDFADSGELVWSKTASTATPATGSFTVPATALSGATRMRVSMKYNAVPTSCEAFSYGEVEDYTVNIVNAAKEDGFGRGNTIADIQLYPNPTSDILNITAVSEKATFRIFNLLGQEVMNGSINNNIVNVNTITSGNYILEINDNNTVVSKRFIKR, via the coding sequence ATGAAGCGTAAATTACTTTCGTTTGCTTTATTAGCAATAACAAGTTTTTCCTTTGCCCAAAGCGGAAACTCTTTCTGGAAAGTGTCTTCAAAAAAAAGTAGCCAGACTACTTTTGAAAAAAGAGCACCACTTCCTACAAAAAACTTGTTTGATCTTGATGTCAGCGGACTAAAAACAGCCTTGTTAAAATCGCCGGACAGATCCTTAACCTATGCAAAATCAACGGTAATAATCGCCTTTCCAAATGCCGATGGTGAACTGGAGCGATTCCGCATGACCGAAGCCTCCGTTTTTGCACCGGAACTTGCCGCGCGTTATCCGGAAATAAAATCATATATTGGTCAGGGAGTCGACGATCCGTCTGCCATTATCCGCATCAGCGTTTCGCCACTTGGCATCCAGAGTATGCGAACAGCTGCCGATAAGCAAACGGTTTTTATAGAGCCTTTTTCTACCGATTTAAAAACATATTCCATTTACAAACGTTCCGACAAAGTAGCCGGATTTACAAAATTTGAATGTGAAGTGCTGGATCATGCCATGTCCAAAGTTGGCGGCTCCGGAGAAGCTTTACGTCCTAATGCAGACGACAGCACGTTGCGGACTTACCGCCTGGCCATGTCTGTAACCGGAGAATACACCACTTACCACGGCGGAACAAAAGCCCTGGCCTTAGCCGCTATTAACAACACCATGACCCGTGTGAACGGTGTTTTTGAAATGGATTTCGGCGTACGGATGGTTTTAATTGCCAATACCGATGCGGTAATCTACACCAGTGCAGGCAGCGATCCGTACGGAAGTACCGATGCCAATTACAACTCTGAATTACAATCCACTCTAACCAGTGTTATCGGAGCAGCCAATTATGATATCGGGCATTTAATGTCGGCTATCGGAAACAACGGTAATGCCGGCTGTATTGGCTGTGTTTGTAAATCCAATAAAGGAAGCGGGTTTACCACCAGTACCATTCCGGTGGGTGACAATTTTGATATTGATTTCGTAGCCCACGAAATGGGACATCAGTTTGGTGCGAACCACACCTTTACATTCAGCAATGAAGGAACCGGTGTACAAAACGAACCGGGAAGCGGAACCACCATCATGGGCTATGCCGGAATTACCGGAGCAACCGATGTACAGGCACACAGCGACCCGTTCTTCCATGCCGTAAGCATACAGCAGGTAACCAATTATATCAAAACAACAACCTGTCAGACCAATACCGCAACCGGAAATGCGGTTCCTACAGCCGATGCCGGAGCCGACTATACGATTCCGAAAGGAACGCCTTTTATGCTAACCGGAGCCGGAACCGATGCCAATGGCGACACTTTGACCTACTGCTGGGAACAAATGAATTCCGGAACCTCAACCACAACATACCCGAGTGTAACCGCTACATCCGGACCAGCCTTTAAATCATTTATACCAACCACATCGGGCGTACGTTATTTCCCGCAGCTGTCTACCGTTAAAACCGGAGCCACCTCATGGAAATGGGAAGCAGTACCAAATGTTGCCCGAACAATGAACTTCCGTCTAACCGTTCGCGACAATCGCGCCGGCGGACCGGCAAACAACAGTGACGATATGGTCGTTACCGTTAATGCCACAGCCGGACCATTTACCGTAAGCGCACCCAATACAGCCGTATCCTGGGCAGCCGGTTCGACACAAACCGTAACCTGGAATGTAGCCGGAACAACCGCTAATGGTGTAAATGCTGCCAATGTGGACATCCTGTTATCAACAGACGGCGGTAATACCTACCCTATCACAATACTGGCAGGAACACCAAACGACGGTACACAAGCCATCACCGTACCGAATAATCCGGGAACACAAAACCGGATCATGGTAAAAGGCTCCAATCATATCTTCTTTGATATCTCCAATGTAAACTTTACCATTACCGGCGGCACTGGCGGCGATACTCAGGCTCCTACTGCGCCAACAAGCTTAGCCGCTTCCGGAACAACGCAAACCACAACCAATCTTTCCTGGACAGCCGCTACAGATAACGTAGCCGTAACCGGATATGATGTTTACAGAGGAACAACATTGTTAACAACGGTAACCACAACTACCTATACTGCTACCGGACTTACTGCGAATACGGCCTATACTTTTTCCGTAAAAGCAAAAGATGCAGCCGGGAATATCTCTGCAGAAAGCAACATCGTAAACGTAACCACCTTACCGGCTACTGCTGCGTATTGTACCTCTAAAGGAAACAGCGTTGCCGACGAATATATCGGACGTGTGCAGTTAGGAACCATCAACAACGCTTCGACCGGAGGAACGGGGTATTCCGATTTCACCAGTATTTCCACAAACCTGTCAAAAGGAACTGCCTATACCATTACCGTAACACCAACATGGACCGGAACGGCCTATGCGGAAGGTTTCGCTGTATGGATTGACTATAATGGCGACAAGGACTTTGACGATGCCGGAGAATTGGTTTGGAGCAGAACCGCTTCGACTGCCACACCGGCAACCGGAACTTTCACAATACCGGCAACAGCAATTACCGGAGCAACCAGAATGCGTGTTTCAATGAAATACAACGGGGTTCCAACAGCATGTGAAGCCTTCTCATACGGAGAAGTGGAAGATTATACCGTGAACCTGCAAACCGGAGGCACCACACCGGTTACTTATTGTACTTCTAAAGGAAACAGTGTTTCCGACGAATATATCGGACGTGTGCAGCTAGGAACCATCAACAACGCTTCGACCGGAGGAACGGGTTATTCCGATTTCACCAGCATTTCCACAAATCTTGTAAAAAGTTCTTCCAATACCATTACGGTAACACCAACATGGACCGGTACCGCTTATTCCGAAGGATATGCCGTTTGGATCGACTACAATCAGGATGGTGATTTTGCCGACAGCGGAGAGTTAGTATGGAGCAAAACCGCTTCTACCGCCACACCGGCAACCGGTTCATTCACCGTTCCGGCTACGGCTTTGAGCGGCGCGACCAGAATGCGTGTTTCAATGAAATACAATGCTGTTCCAACATCCTGCGAGGCCTTCTCTTACGGAGAAGTGGAAGATTACACGGTGAATATCGTAAACGCGGCTAAAGAAGACGGCTTCGGAAGAGGCAATACCATAGCCGACATCCAGCTGTATCCGAATCCAACCAGCGATATTTTAAACATCACAGCTGTTTCAGAAAAAGCAACGTTCCGAATCTTCAACCTTTTAGGACAGGAAGTAATGAACGGAAGCATAAACAACAACATTGTTAATGTGAACACCATCACTTCCGGAAATTATATTCTGGAAATAAATGATAACAACACTGTTGTCAGCAAACGTTTTATCAAGCGATAA